AGCACGGATTCCAACGCTTGGAGGCGCTCCTGTGGGCTGGCGGGGACCAGTGTTTTCGCCAGGAACCGGCCGTAGAGGGGATCGATGCTGCGGAATTCGAGCAGACTTTCGATACCCTCGGCGAGTTGCACGGACTGGCCGTCTTCGCTGACGGTGAGATGGCCGAAGGCGGCGAGATTCTTCACCATGTGGTCGAGCTGATCCTGAAACTTGGAGAGTCGCTCGGGGGTGTTGAAGCGGCGGGAGAGGAATTCGCGGACGCCCTGGAGGGAGCCGGTGTTGAGCAGGAGGTAGATCAGCACCTGGTAGGGAATCATCGAGCGGCTGAAGAGGTCGGCGGGTCCGGCCTTGATGAGCGTGCCAAACTGCCCTTCGGTCCAGTATTGCTCGGTCTTGCGCCGCGTGGGGCGTTTGCGTTCGAGGTCCTTCTTGGCGCGGAGCAGGCCGGGGTCCTTGGTCTTGGGGTCGATCTGCTCGTATTTCTTCCGCCATTTTTCGATCTTGACGTCGTCCTCGTGGGCGAGGGCGAACACGTAGCCCTTCTTGTCGAACTGCGGGCGCCCGGCGCGGCCGAACATCTGGTGGGCGGCGGAGGGGGCGATGAGCTTCTTCTCGCCGCGCTTGCCTTTGAGCAATTCGCTGAGAACGACGGAGCGTGCGGGGAGATTGATGCCCGCGGCAAGGGTTTCCGTGCAGATGACGAAGGGGATGAGCTTCTGGAGAAACAGCGACTCGACAACTTCCTTGTACTTGGGCAGCACGCCGGCGTGGTGGACGGCGACGCCGCGGAGAAGCATCTGCTTGAGCTTGGGGCCGATGCCTTCGGTGAATAGTGCTCCGTCGAGCTGCTCGTCGATGCGCTTGCGCGTGGGTTCGTCGATCAGGGTGACGCCTTTGATCCGCTCGGCGACGCTCCAGCACTCCTCGCGATTGAAGCAGAAGACGAGGGCGGGGGCGCGGTTGGCTTCGTCGTCGGCCGCGAGCATGAGCGGCAGTTGCTCGGTGAGGAGCTTGTCGCCGACCCAGCAGAACTCGAGGGGGACGCGGCGCTCCTGCGATTCGACGAGACGGAGCTTGCGATCGTGCTTCTCGCTGAGCCAGCCGAGGAACTGGCGGCTGTTGCCCACGGTCGCGGAAAGGAGCATCAGGCGGATGTGCTTGGGCAGCAGGACGAGAGAGAGTTCCCAGACCACGCCGCGTTCGAAGTCGTTGAAGTAGTGGAACTCGTCCATGACCACGCCGCGGACGTCGCGGAGCTGGTCGGGATCGCCGAGAAGGTGGTTGAGGAGGATTTCGGCGACGACCACGCGAACGCGGGCGTCGGGATTGATCTTGCGGTTGCCGGTGACGAGGCCGACGTCGTCGCGGCGAAAGCCCCAATCCTCGGCCTTGTCCTGGAACTCGCGGAACTTCTGGTCGGTGAGGGCGATGAGCGGGGTGGTGTAGTAAAGGCGGTCGCCGGTGACGAGGGCTTCGTAGATGGCTGCCTCGGCGATGAGGGTCTTGCCCATGCCGGTGGGCGCGGCGACGAGCACGCCCTGCTCGGCCTCGAACCACGCGAGGAGAGCTTCCTCCTGGAAGGGATAGAGGTCGAATTCGAGCCGTTCGAGAAACTGGGTGCAGACGTCGCCGCGATCCATGAGACGACCATAGCACGGAATGTTGCTGATTACACGCTCGGAGGCGGTATGCGGGGACGAGCCGGATTCTGGAAATCGCTCAGGCGCTCAAGGCACCGAACCCATACACGATTCCAACTTGCACGAGTCGCCGTCGCTGCCGATGGCGAATCGGCCGACGAACTTTTCCCCCGCCAAACGGAACTCGATCCGGTCGGGAATCTGGGAAAGGAGCTCGAAAGTCCCTGATTCGACGCGGGTTACCGTTCCCCGGTTGCCACTGACGGGGCCCTCGTAATCGAGATAGGCCTTGCGGTGGTCGGCGATGCGGCGGGCGGGAATGGGCAGCGCCTCGGGGCCGGTGGGCTCCCGGGACAACTGCCACGTCATCAGAACATCCCCCGCCTCGAGCATGAAGTCCCAGTGCTCGCCCTGGGCCCGCCGGTGGTGTAGGATGACAAATCGGGTGGTCATGGGGAATAGCCCCCGAGGACCGAGCCGCCGCGACGGGAATCCGGACGGTCGTGACGGACGATCCTTGCAGGGTTGTACTTGACAGGAAGGAGATCGGCCATGCAACTCCGTCTGCCGGGACGGACGGGACGGGGCGTGAATGTGGGGCTCGCCCTTTCGATTGCCGCGCTGGTCGGCGCGGGAAGCGGGTGCGGACCGACGTACCGCGATCTGCGCATCCAGGGACAGATGGCCATGGCCGAGCAGAACTACGCGCCGGCGCGCGTCCTGCTCGAGCAGGCGGATGAGAAAAACCCCCGGCAACTGGAGAATCTCTACGATCTGGCCACGTGCAGCACGATGATCGCGCGGGAGCGTGCCGGGGAGATGAACCGGCCCGCCGCGATGCGCGAACTGGATGAGGCGATCGCTTACTACCGGCGGGCGCTGGAGGTTCAGCCCGGAAACCAGGCGGTGCTCGAAGGACTCAACTCGGCGCTGGAGTTGCGCGGGGATCGCGAAAAGGCTCTGGAGCAGGCGGAGTGGGCGGCGCGGTTCGTCGGCCCCATGGCGCGGCAATATTTATTTCTGGCACGGGAACTCGAGGAGCGCGGGCAGATGGACGAAGCGCTGCTGCGCTACCGGCAGGCGGTGACAATCGAGCCGCGAAACGCGGAGGCGCATCGGGCGTTTGCCCGGTTCCTTCTGAATACCGGCAACGAGACGGCCGCCATCTATCATCTTCAGGCGGCCTACCGTCTCGATCCGCGCAACGAGTGGGTGCTCGACCAGCTTGCCGCGCGCGGGCGCGTGCCGGCTCTTACCGAAGCGTCAACCACTACTACGACTCGCTGACTCAACTTCATGTGTGGCATCGCGGGCACGATTCGCTGGGACGGTCAGCCGGTGGAGCGCGACCGCCTCACGGTTGCCTGCGCTTCCTTGCGACATCGCGGTCCCGACGACAGCGACACCTGGGTGAGCCAGGCTCGGGAAGTCGGGCTGGGTGCGGTGCGGCTGGCGGTGCTCGATCCCAGCCCGGCTGGGCGGCAACCGATGCACGACCCGTCCCGTCGATTCCATCTCGCGTACAACGGTGAACTCTACAACTTCCGCGAGATCCGACAGGCCTTGATTCAGGAAGGGGTCACGTTCCGTACCGAGACGGATACGGAGGTCATTCTGGCAGCGATTTCGCGCTGGGGGCCCGAGTCGCTGCTGCGTTTCGACGGGATGTGGGCACTTGCGTTTTACGATTCTTTGGAACGGTGTGGCTTCCTCGCCCGGGACTTTTTTGGCATCAAGCCGCTCGTCTACGCGGAAGTCGGGGAATGCCTGCACTTCGCCAGCGAGCTCGATGCACTTCGTGAATTGACCTCAGTGGACGGCGAGATCGACCAGCACGCTCTGCGGGAGCACCTTCAATACGGTTTCATTGCCGCACCGCGGACCATCTTCCGCCAGGCGCGGCGGCTGCCACCGGGCTTCGTTCTTGAATTCGACCACCGAGGAGCCAAGGTGCCTCGACGCTACTTCGACCCAGTGTCTAATCGACGAACGGATATTGCGGAGGACTACGGCGATGCCCGCGCGGCCGTGCGACAACTGATCACGGAATCCGTCATCCGTCGGCGCGTCTCCGACGTTCCCATTGGCGCGTTCCTTTCCGGAGGGTTGGATTCGTCGATTGTGGCTTGGCATTTGGCGAAGTCGGTTGGCCGTCCCATCGCCACGTTCTGTATCGGCTACGCCGACGGCGCCGCGTACGACGAATCGCCGGCCGCGCGATCGATCGCCAGGTGGATCGGAACCAATCATCACGAAATCATGCTTTCCCACGGCGAGGTGCTGGCCGCGATCCCGCCCCTGCTCGATCACCTGGGTGAGCCGGTGGGCGACAGTTCGATTATCCCGACATCGATGGTGTCGCGATTCGCCCGGGAGCACGTCACGGTGGCGCTGAGCGGAGACGCCGGGGACGAGCTGTTCGGCGGATATTGGCGTTATACGGCCCACGCCGCGCTGGAAGCATGGCAGCGTTGGCCGGGGTGGATCAGGCGGGGTCTCATCGAGCCGATCATGCGGCGCGGGGGGACGTCGCGGTCGTCCGCCTGGCAGAATCGGGCTCGACAGTTGCACAAACTGTTGCGAGGCGCCGGCAAGGGGTGGCTCGATCGGCACCTCCAGTGGTCGCGAATCATGTCGCCGGAGGCGGAGCGGGTGTTTTCCAACGGGGTCGCAGCAGGCGATCTCGATGCGGAGATTGCCGAATCAGTTGCGCCGATTGTCGCGCCGATGCCCCGTGAAGATCCGCTCAATGCGATTTTCGCCCTCGACCTTCAGCATCAGCTTCCTTCGGACATGCTTCAGAAGGTGGATCTGGCCAGCATGATGCATTCGCTAGAGGTTCGCGTCCCGTTTCTGGACGACCGGTTGGTTGCCCTGGCACTGGGGCTACCCTCAGGCTGGAAGGTCCGAGGCGGTTTGCGGAAGCAGATCCTTATTGATGCGTACCGTGGCCACTTGCCCGACGAGGTGCTGGACCGCCCCAAGCGGGGATTTGAAGTGCCGGTGGGCGAGTACCTGCGGGGTCCCTTGCGCGAAATGTTTGAATCCGTGGTCACGCGTGAGACCGTCGAATCGCTCGGCGTAGTCGACCACGCCGGGGTACAGCGCGTCTACGGCGACCATCTCGGCCGGCGGGGCGATCATGCCGAGCTGCTCTGGGCGTTACTTTCTCTATGCTGGTGGCGCAGTCGTAAATTGGGTCGACAGCGGGCATCGTGAAGCTTCGCTGGAATCTTGTCCGACTTGCCTCGGCCCATCGCGGTGCTATAGTAAAGGGCTCGACATTTTTTGTGGCCGAGCGGTTGGAACAGGATTGAGCCGGGCATCTTCCCGGAGGCGGCAAACGACCATGAAAGAAGGCATTCACCCCAAGTATGAGAAGTGCACGGTAAGCTGCGGTTGCGGCGCCTCGTGGGAGACGCGCAGCACGGTTCCCGAGATCAAAGTCGAAATCTGCTCGTCGTGCCATCCGTTCTTCACCGGCACGCAGAAGATGGTGGACTCGCTCGGACGTGTGGATCGCTTCACCAAGAAATTCGGCGGCGAGTATTTCAAGAAGGCGCCGAAGAAGCAGCAGACCGCCAAGCGCTTTTCGGTTTAGGTTCGTTCGATTCAACGAAGGCACGCGCGTCGACCGCCCTGACGGACGATGCGCGTGTTTTTTGTTAGCGATCGAAACAACTGGAAGCAGAACCCATCCGGAGACGGGGCGGACCATTTCGAACCCGAGCGGCGGCGGTCTCCCGCTCGCGGCTTGAAGAGCGGCACGAGGCATCGAGTGAACCATGTCCAGCAACGATGTCAATGAGAAACTGATTGCCCGCCTCCAGGAACTCGCGGGGCGCGCCGACTCCCTGATGGAGCAGCTTTCCTCGCCGGAAGTGGCGATGGACGGGCAAAAGAGCGTGGCGATCAACAAAGAGCTGGGGCGCCTGCGCCGCCTGGTCGAACCGTACCGCAAGTTCCAGCAGGTGCGGGATCAACTGTCCGGTGCCGAGGCGATCGTGGCCGACCGGTCCCAGGACGCGGATATGCGCGAACTGGCTGAGACGGAGGCGTCGGAGCTTCGCGAGCGGTACGAAACGATGCTCGAGGATCTCAAGGGGCGCATCGTGAGCGATGAAGACGCCGCCATCCGCTCGGTCATACTCGAAATCCGGGCGGGCACCGGCGGTGACGAGGCCGCCCTCTTCGCCCGCGACCTGCTGGAGATGTACCAGCACTTCTGCGACCGCCGCGGCTTCAAGGTCGAGATGCTGGACTTGAGCGGGTCCGAGCTGGGAGGCATCCGGGAGGTCGTTTGCAATATTCGCGGCGAAGAGGTGTATCGCTGGCTGGGATATGAGGGCGGCGGGCACCGTGTGCAACGCGTGCCGGAGACGGAAGCGCAGGGGCGGATACACACGTCCGCCGCGACCGTGGCTGTGCTCCCCGAGCCGGAGGAAATCAACATCGAGATCAACTGGGAGGCCGACGTCGAGGAGTTCGTTTCCCGGGCGGGCGGTCCCGGCGGTCAGAATGTCAACAAGGTATCGTCGGCCATTCGCCTGGTGCACAAGGCGACGGGGCTGACCGTTTCGATGCGTGACGAGAAGAGTCAGCACAAGAACCGGGCCAAGGCGCGGCGCATTCTGACCACGCGTCTGTACGACCATTTCCAGCAACAGTCCTCGGCGCAGCGGGCGTCGACGCGCAAGTCGATGATTGGAAGCGGGGACCGGTCGGAGCGCATCCGAACCTACAACTTCCCGCAGAACCGGGTGACGGACCATCGCATCGGCCTGGACCTGTACAAGCTCGAGCGGATCATGCAGGGCGAACTTGATGAGCTGATCGAGGCGCTTCAGACCCATGATCGCGAGCAGCGTCTACGCGATTTGTAACGGTTCGCCCGGGATCACCTCGGCCCGAGGTGAGGCATGACCGGATGTTCCGATAACCCAACTCCTACGTTCGTTTTCCTTCCGTCCGACGGCAGCCATTTGCCCCCTGCTCTTCTTCCCGAATTATGGGGCGTCTGGTAAACTGGGGATTGCCGTTGAGAGAAAGCGCGACGGTGTACGGGGGGGCAGACTTGTCCGGGGGTCGCAGTTTTCAGTTCCAGTTCTTCTGGGCCTTGGTCGCGGTACTCAGCCTGGGTCAATCCGCCTTCGGCGAACCCGTTTTCGGCAAGGTCATGGCCCATCGCATGCCCGACGGTTCGCAGGCCTGGGTACGCGTCTGGGGCGACGAGTTTCATACGGTCGTCGAGTCACTCGACGGCTACACGCTGGTGCGGGACGCCGATACGGGACAGGTCTTCTACGCCACGCTTTCGCCCGACGGCGAAACACTCGAATCCACGGGAATTCCGCTTCAGGCTTCCGCGCCGGCCGAACTGGCGATTCCGCGCGGTCTGCGCCCGTCGGCGGACGCCATGCGCCGGGCCCCGCAGCTCGCGCGGGCACAGCGCGATGCACTGGGGACTTCTCCGCTCAGCGCGCTCGCCGGCGACCGCCGACAAGTCATCACGCACGGGAATATCCGCGGCATCGTGCTGCTGGTCGATTTCAACGATGACGTCGGGACGATTGCGCCGGCGGAAGTCGAGCGCTACTGCAACATGCCCGGATACACCGGATTCGGGAACAACGGCTCCGTTCGCGATTACTACTTCGATGTATCCGACGGTGCGCTGACGTACACCAACTTTGTTCCCACGGCCTACTATCGCGCCGCTTTTAATAAGCTGTATTACGTGGATCGCCACCAGCCATTCGGGATCCGCGCGCGGGAGCTGGTTCTCGAGGCGCTCAACGCCCTCGAGGCGGGCGGGCTCGACTTCAGCCAGTTCGATGCGAACGAGGACGGCGTCATCGACGGCCTGACGTGCTTGTATGCAGGCTATCGCCAAAGCGCCTGGGGTGACGGGCTCTGGCCTCATTCCTGGACGGTGGATTTTGCCGCTGACGGCGTCTTCACGGACACCTACGCGATCATGGACATCGACGACGCGCTCCGCCTGAGCACGTTCTGCCACGAGAACGGCCACATGCTTTTCGACTGGCCCGACCTGTACGACTACGGCTTCGAGTCCAACGGGGTAGGGAGCTACTGCCTGATGAGCGGCTCCCAGGGATATGCATCGCCCTTCAATATCCAGGAGCCGTGCGCGTACCTGAAGTACATTAATGGATGGACGACGACGAATCTTCTTACAACGCCGCAAGACGCGCTGACCATCCCGGCCGGAACCAATTGGATCTACAAGTATCCCCATCCGACGCTTTCGACGGAGTATTTTCTCATCGAGAATCGCGAGCAGTCGGGCCGGGATGCCGGACTTCCCGACGCAGGGCTGGCCGTGTGGCACATCGACGAGCTGGGAAGTAACAACTTCGAGGATATGACGCCCGAGCGTCACTACGAGGTGACGCTGGTTCAGGCGGACGGCCGATGGGATCTCGAGAACGACGTGAACTTCGGCGATAGCACGGACCTCTGGCACGCGCCCACCTACACGCTACTCACGCCGAGCACGAACCCCAACACGCACTGGTGGGACGGGTCGCCGTCACTGCTGCACCTTCGCTCGATCAGCGCGTCCGGGCCGATGATGTCGTTCGATTACGATCGCGGTCCGGACTGTAACGGGAATTCCATACCGGACATCTGGGACATCGAGAATCTGACCAGCGAAGACTGCAACTTCAACTACATTCCCGACGAATGCGAGATCGCCGACGGAAGCGGGACGGATTGCGACGGCAACGGTCATCTGGATGCGTGCGAGCTTTCCGGTCACGACTGCAATTCGAACGGCACTCTCGATGCGTGTGAGCTTGCCGGCAACGACTGCAACAACAACGGCACGCCCGATGACTGTGATCTTGCCGGAGGCGATTGCAACGGCAACGGGGTTCCCGACGAATGCGAGCTCGCCTCCAACGATTGCAACGGCAATGGAATTCTCGACGCCTGCGAATCGTCGACGGACTGCGACGGGAACGACATTCCGGACGAGTGCGAACTCGCCGGGAACGACTGCGATGGTAATGGGGTACTCGACCGGTGTGAGCTGGCGGGCAACGACTGCAACGCATCCGGCATTCCCGATAACTGCGAAATTCAGGACAACGACTGCAACGCCAACGGGGTTCCCGACGAGTGCGATCTTGGCAGCGGAGACTGCGA
The genomic region above belongs to Phycisphaerae bacterium and contains:
- the rpmE gene encoding 50S ribosomal protein L31 gives rise to the protein MKEGIHPKYEKCTVSCGCGASWETRSTVPEIKVEICSSCHPFFTGTQKMVDSLGRVDRFTKKFGGEYFKKAPKKQQTAKRFSV
- the asnB gene encoding asparagine synthase (glutamine-hydrolyzing); translation: MCGIAGTIRWDGQPVERDRLTVACASLRHRGPDDSDTWVSQAREVGLGAVRLAVLDPSPAGRQPMHDPSRRFHLAYNGELYNFREIRQALIQEGVTFRTETDTEVILAAISRWGPESLLRFDGMWALAFYDSLERCGFLARDFFGIKPLVYAEVGECLHFASELDALRELTSVDGEIDQHALREHLQYGFIAAPRTIFRQARRLPPGFVLEFDHRGAKVPRRYFDPVSNRRTDIAEDYGDARAAVRQLITESVIRRRVSDVPIGAFLSGGLDSSIVAWHLAKSVGRPIATFCIGYADGAAYDESPAARSIARWIGTNHHEIMLSHGEVLAAIPPLLDHLGEPVGDSSIIPTSMVSRFAREHVTVALSGDAGDELFGGYWRYTAHAALEAWQRWPGWIRRGLIEPIMRRGGTSRSSAWQNRARQLHKLLRGAGKGWLDRHLQWSRIMSPEAERVFSNGVAAGDLDAEIAESVAPIVAPMPREDPLNAIFALDLQHQLPSDMLQKVDLASMMHSLEVRVPFLDDRLVALALGLPSGWKVRGGLRKQILIDAYRGHLPDEVLDRPKRGFEVPVGEYLRGPLREMFESVVTRETVESLGVVDHAGVQRVYGDHLGRRGDHAELLWALLSLCWWRSRKLGRQRAS
- a CDS encoding DEAD/DEAH box helicase, whose translation is MDRGDVCTQFLERLEFDLYPFQEEALLAWFEAEQGVLVAAPTGMGKTLIAEAAIYEALVTGDRLYYTTPLIALTDQKFREFQDKAEDWGFRRDDVGLVTGNRKINPDARVRVVVAEILLNHLLGDPDQLRDVRGVVMDEFHYFNDFERGVVWELSLVLLPKHIRLMLLSATVGNSRQFLGWLSEKHDRKLRLVESQERRVPLEFCWVGDKLLTEQLPLMLAADDEANRAPALVFCFNREECWSVAERIKGVTLIDEPTRKRIDEQLDGALFTEGIGPKLKQMLLRGVAVHHAGVLPKYKEVVESLFLQKLIPFVICTETLAAGINLPARSVVLSELLKGKRGEKKLIAPSAAHQMFGRAGRPQFDKKGYVFALAHEDDVKIEKWRKKYEQIDPKTKDPGLLRAKKDLERKRPTRRKTEQYWTEGQFGTLIKAGPADLFSRSMIPYQVLIYLLLNTGSLQGVREFLSRRFNTPERLSKFQDQLDHMVKNLAAFGHLTVSEDGQSVQLAEGIESLLEFRSIDPLYGRFLAKTLVPASPQERLQALESVLPVPPVMSRAVRLPFLEPGPLQVNELEPTLLQLGIVITHEDGGVVQFDEDEGEDYMPDDRDEPRPMSLPEMLAALYQAKLASPEDVPAQPQWIVGGILEQGGDFYKY
- the prfA gene encoding peptide chain release factor 1, whose product is MSSNDVNEKLIARLQELAGRADSLMEQLSSPEVAMDGQKSVAINKELGRLRRLVEPYRKFQQVRDQLSGAEAIVADRSQDADMRELAETEASELRERYETMLEDLKGRIVSDEDAAIRSVILEIRAGTGGDEAALFARDLLEMYQHFCDRRGFKVEMLDLSGSELGGIREVVCNIRGEEVYRWLGYEGGGHRVQRVPETEAQGRIHTSAATVAVLPEPEEINIEINWEADVEEFVSRAGGPGGQNVNKVSSAIRLVHKATGLTVSMRDEKSQHKNRAKARRILTTRLYDHFQQQSSAQRASTRKSMIGSGDRSERIRTYNFPQNRVTDHRIGLDLYKLERIMQGELDELIEALQTHDREQRLRDL
- a CDS encoding tetratricopeptide repeat protein, coding for MQLRLPGRTGRGVNVGLALSIAALVGAGSGCGPTYRDLRIQGQMAMAEQNYAPARVLLEQADEKNPRQLENLYDLATCSTMIARERAGEMNRPAAMRELDEAIAYYRRALEVQPGNQAVLEGLNSALELRGDREKALEQAEWAARFVGPMARQYLFLARELEERGQMDEALLRYRQAVTIEPRNAEAHRAFARFLLNTGNETAAIYHLQAAYRLDPRNEWVLDQLAARGRVPALTEASTTTTTR